The nucleotide sequence AATAAGTTCTGAATATTTATATGCTAAATATTCCTCCTAAGGCAATAATTCTTTGAAAAAAGAAAAAATCTTGAGAAGCAGAATCATCAGTACTTTTAGTAGTACGAATATCTTGCATGTTTATATATCCACCTTTTAACTCTCCTTGAATAAAGAAATGTTTGAAAAAAGTGATGTTTAGTCCTGATTTAATAGATGTTCCATATCCGGATACATGAAAATCATCATGGCGTTCTTTGCCTAATAGGGTAGTATTTGTTTTTGGATATAATAACCCAAAACCAATTCCATTTGTAAAATTAATTTGGATTTTATCTGTATTTGAGATTTTAAATAATCTTGAGACATCATCAAATCTTGAAATTTCAGTATTAACGTAGTTCAATCCATCTGTGTGTTCATACATCAAAAAATCTGTTGTTAAAACTGTGGGTGTATTGTTGTAATTTCCATCATAAATACTTCCAGTTGCAATGGTTCCCGAAATATTGGCCGTTTGATTTTGTGTCATTACATATTTCATATGGTCAACACCTATAGCAAGACTATAATGATCATTGATGAAGTATCCCATTCTAAAATTAGTTTGTGGGATAGTCATTCTGCCAGGATTTATATAATCAATATGCCAGCCTTTAGGTTTGTCTATAGCTTGCATATCAGCTATTGTGAAGTTATAGTCTTTACCTCTAAAAGTAACATCAGATTTTGAATAACTTTCTCTATTTCCACCCCACGATACAAAGAACTTACCTTTGTTGTTTGAGGTGTATTTTTGATTTTGATCTTGAGCTACAATTGAATTGAAAGCGAATAGCCCTATAAGAGCAGTGAATAAAACAATGTTTTTCAAAATGGAAAGAATTAAAATGAATTCACAGTTTGTCTGATGGCAACAAGTTTTGTCATCAAGGCTTCGAAATAATCTAAATGCAACATGTTAGCACCATCACTTTTAGCATTAGCTGGATCAAAATGAGTTTCGATAAAAATTCCATCTACACCAACAGCAATACCTGCTTTAGCTACAGTTTCAATCATATCTGGACGTCCACCTGTAACTCCTGCGGTTTGATTTGGTTGTTGTAAAGAGTGTGTTACATCAAGCACTGTAGTAGCATATTGTTGCATAGTAGGGATTCCTCTATAGTCAACAATCATGTCTTGGTAACCAAACATAGTTCCTCTATCAGTCACCATTACGTTTTGGTTGTTGCAATCCAATACTTTTTGAACAGCATGTTTCATACTTTCTGGACTCATGAATTGTCCTTTTTTCAAGTTTACTACTTTTCCTGTATTGGCAGCAGCTACGACTAAATCGGTTTGACGTACTAAAAAAGCAGGTATTTGCAATACATCAACATATTGAGCAGCCATATCAGCATCTTCGTTTGTATGGATATCTGTAACTGTAGGGATATGAAAAGTTTCGGATACTTTACGCAATATTTTTAAAGCTTTTTCATCTCCAATTCCTGAGAAACTATCAATTCTAGAACGATTGGCTTTTTTGAATGAACCTTTAAAAACATAAGGGATTTCAAGTTTATCGGTAATGCCTACTAGTTTTTCTGCAATTTTCATTGCCATTTCTTCGCCTTCAATGGCACAAGGACCAGCTAATAAAAAAAAGTTACCACTAGTTGTATGTTTGATTTGAGGAATTTGTTCGATGTTCATATTTTAAATGTTTTTTTGAAAGTGCAAATGTAGTTAGGATTTACGATTTACTTCTTGGAATTAACTTTTTATTTAGTTCAGGCATTTTGATTTACAGGCTTTTTTTTACTGTTAGCCCCATAGGAACCTTCAGATATCCTTTTTCATAAATATTCATATATAATATAATTGGTTTTTTTTGCCCATCCCATTTAAGTTCATAAACATCTAAGAATCCAGCTCCCATTGAGCTGTGTTTAGTTGGGAAAGGACAACAGCTTTCTAGTTTAGTATAGGTTATTTTTTCTCCCTTAGGGCCGGCCAAGGCATTCAAAAAACGGCTAGCATTAATTGTGTCGTTATTGGTGTTTAAAAAAAATACATTTATAGGGTAATCTTTATCGTAACCATATTTTTTATCTGAACTGTATTCTGTAATTACAAAAGTATTTTGTGAATTAAGCCTTGGAGTGGGAGCATTATCATCAATGTTTTTTAATGTTGATCTAGTACTTACACATGAAATAGTAAAAATCGAAAGGAATAAGAAAAGAATGTTTTTTTTCATTGGGACAAAGTATAGCAATATTTAAAATGTTATAAATATTGTAACGGTTTTATTAAGTACAAATATAATGAGAACTTTAATTCTTAGCATTATAAGAATTTTATAATTTTGAGTGAAAGCAATTCTTCAAATGTAACATTTCTCACATTCAGAAGTTTTAAACTAACTTATCTTTGTACAAATAAAATAATTGATATGGATTTAATTTTTCAAACATGGCCTTGGTATGTATCGGGTTTTTTGATAGGCATGATTATGCTTTGTTTACTCTATTTTGGAAAAAGTTTTGGAATGTCGTCAAACCTCCGAACAATGTGTGCAATGATTGGTGCAGGGAAACATACTAGTTTTTTTGAATTTGATTGGAAGGCACAACGATGGAATTTGGTCGTTGTTTTAGGTTCAATGATTGGTGGTTATGTAGCTGTTAACTATATGAGTGACGCCTCAAATGTAGCTATTAACCCTAAGACAATTGAGCAACTTGGCAGTTTAGGGATTGATGCTCCAAATGGAGAATTAGTTCCACAAGCGCTTTTTGGGAATCAAACTTTTGAGAATCCTCAGATGATTTTGATTTTATTAATTGGAGGAATTTTAATTGGTTTTGGATCACGATATGCTGGAGGCTGTACTTCAGGTCATGCAATTTCAGGGTTGAGTAATATGCAGTTTCCTTCTTTGAAAGCTGTTATTGGATTTTTTATAGGAGGATTAATTATGGTTCATTTATTATTCCCATTAATTTTTTAAGGTATGAAAGTATTAAAATATTTAATTGTTGGTTTTGTATTCGGAATTGTATTAACCAAGTCTGAAGCTGTTTCTTGGTATCGAATTTATGAAATGTTTCAGTTTCAATCATTTCATATGTATGGTATTATTATGGTTGCAATTCTTACTGGCGCTATAGGGATTCAGTTGATTAAAAGAAAAAACATTAAAGATGTTGATGGATTGCCTATTGAAATCCCAAATAAAGAAGATGGGAATTACCGTTACTGGATAGGTGGTTTAATTTTTGGACTAGGTTGGGGACTTGTTGGTTCATGTCCAGGTCCAATTTTTATTTTGTTAGGAGCTGGTTTTTATACTATTGGGATTGTATTAATAGGTGCGATAATAGGAACTTATTTATACGGTCTTATTAAAGACAAGTTGCCACATTAATATGATTAATGATGTTAAAGTAAAAAAGCATTCACCTAAGGCGAATGCTTTTTTTGTTTAAATTTAAAAGGATTTTTTAAATTATCTCAGCACTTATTCCTGCTTCCAAGAGTTGGATACATTGAGGTTTTAATTTGTCCAATGCTCCAGTTTTTACAGTGCATTTTCCATTATAATGAACGATAAGTGAACATTGTTCTGCTTGTTCAGGGGTGTGATCACATACACGAATTAAAGTGTCAATAACGTGATCAAAAGTATTTACATCGTCATTATAAACAACAATTTCGTTGTTTAAGGAAGGGACTTCCATTAGGCTAACTCGTTCTCTTATTTTTTCTTTAGTACTCATTTGATTTGGTTTTTGTACTTATGATTAATAAAATAGATTAACTAATTTACGTATTTTAATGATACCCAGTTGTTTCTTTCGAATTTTTTAACATATGTTAAACCTTTTTCTGTACATGAAGCATCAATATAAGGGATGTCTTCACTGTAGAAACCACTAACTAATAAAGTTCCTTTTGGATTTAAGCAATCTACATAAGCTTGCATATCGTTCAACAAAATATTACGGTTAATATTTGCAATAATTAAATCGTATTTTTTGTCTTTTAAAAGTGAAGCTTCTCCTTCATAAACGGTAATCTGCTTGCAATTGTTGCGTTCGGCATTTTCGATAGAATTCAAATAGCACCAATTATCAATATCAATAGCGTCGATTGGCTGAGCTCCTTTCATTTCAGCAAGGATAGCAAGTATTGCTGTCCCACACCCCATGTCTAGTGTTTTTAATCCATCAACCTCAATTTCTAACAAGTGCTTTATCATCATATGTGTTGTTTCATGATGTCCCGTTCCGAAACTCATTTTTGGTTCAATCACTATATCAAATTCAGCATCTGTTTTAGGGTGAAAAGGAGCTCGAACATGGCATTTTCCATCTACATCAATAGGTTCGAAGTTCTTTTCCCATTCTTCATTCCAGTTAACTTGTTCAATTTCTTCAAAAGTATGATTAATTGAAAATTCTTCTGAGTGTAAGATTTGAATGTTCTCCAAAATCTGTTCATCCCATAAATCCTTTTGAACAAAGG is from Flavobacterium sp. NG2 and encodes:
- the kdsA gene encoding 3-deoxy-8-phosphooctulonate synthase, which gives rise to MNIEQIPQIKHTTSGNFFLLAGPCAIEGEEMAMKIAEKLVGITDKLEIPYVFKGSFKKANRSRIDSFSGIGDEKALKILRKVSETFHIPTVTDIHTNEDADMAAQYVDVLQIPAFLVRQTDLVVAAANTGKVVNLKKGQFMSPESMKHAVQKVLDCNNQNVMVTDRGTMFGYQDMIVDYRGIPTMQQYATTVLDVTHSLQQPNQTAGVTGGRPDMIETVAKAGIAVGVDGIFIETHFDPANAKSDGANMLHLDYFEALMTKLVAIRQTVNSF
- a CDS encoding YeeE/YedE family protein; amino-acid sequence: MDLIFQTWPWYVSGFLIGMIMLCLLYFGKSFGMSSNLRTMCAMIGAGKHTSFFEFDWKAQRWNLVVVLGSMIGGYVAVNYMSDASNVAINPKTIEQLGSLGIDAPNGELVPQALFGNQTFENPQMILILLIGGILIGFGSRYAGGCTSGHAISGLSNMQFPSLKAVIGFFIGGLIMVHLLFPLIF
- a CDS encoding ATP-dependent Clp protease adaptor ClpS, translating into MSTKEKIRERVSLMEVPSLNNEIVVYNDDVNTFDHVIDTLIRVCDHTPEQAEQCSLIVHYNGKCTVKTGALDKLKPQCIQLLEAGISAEII
- a CDS encoding 2-dehydro-3-deoxyphosphooctonate aldolase, producing MKKNILFLFLSIFTISCVSTRSTLKNIDDNAPTPRLNSQNTFVITEYSSDKKYGYDKDYPINVFFLNTNNDTINASRFLNALAGPKGEKITYTKLESCCPFPTKHSSMGAGFLDVYELKWDGQKKPIILYMNIYEKGYLKVPMGLTVKKSL
- a CDS encoding DUF6691 family protein yields the protein MKVLKYLIVGFVFGIVLTKSEAVSWYRIYEMFQFQSFHMYGIIMVAILTGAIGIQLIKRKNIKDVDGLPIEIPNKEDGNYRYWIGGLIFGLGWGLVGSCPGPIFILLGAGFYTIGIVLIGAIIGTYLYGLIKDKLPH
- the prmA gene encoding 50S ribosomal protein L11 methyltransferase; translated protein: MSNIYIGYHFAITPKDTNNTEEAKQLASEILIAELGETAFESFTETETGVSAFVQKDLWDEQILENIQILHSEEFSINHTFEEIEQVNWNEEWEKNFEPIDVDGKCHVRAPFHPKTDAEFDIVIEPKMSFGTGHHETTHMMIKHLLEIEVDGLKTLDMGCGTAILAILAEMKGAQPIDAIDIDNWCYLNSIENAERNNCKQITVYEGEASLLKDKKYDLIIANINRNILLNDMQAYVDCLNPKGTLLVSGFYSEDIPYIDASCTEKGLTYVKKFERNNWVSLKYVN